One segment of Apus apus isolate bApuApu2 chromosome 1, bApuApu2.pri.cur, whole genome shotgun sequence DNA contains the following:
- the PODXL gene encoding podocalyxin isoform X3, producing the protein MRAPLLLLLPLLLIGVSSQDVTTSASPGENKQDLTTGTSTVQGDNPTSKPGNTPTTPVTSPVVLQRSNPTSKPGNTPTTSAVSLTSVQGTTPTSKPGNSPSTSATLTTAVQGTTSTNNPKTPSPAPTTSPNLPQQVNSSPGSGSSTAAPAAATTATQQTNPPANSGSSAATTAANPVPAHASNLTTTPGGSGTTVTSSPSTKSQGSQLSDQLASTAVSTTVPVSLAPGLKDHGDSSPTSVPKQPHSSSSSPDQELATSTRPESTNISVTPFDRPISPTTLQPGDKKVSEAATTSTLGADQRSQDTRSVPTKPSSADQSPASTQPSAPAPGDQTASSSPGCQHPNTSFQNKIICEDQMQNNWPTTIYLKEARNCAEWRMVSTNISFFESFCSTGQHVFNASRETCTVVLTSREPRSQHWAVQAVVHLPLDTEKVLEELKEKKDKLEELGIANITYDKMEREMVITDEFSTPLIITIITLAGSLLLIAAIYGCCHQRFSQKKDQQRLTEELQTMENGYHDNPTLEVMETSSEMQEKKVNLNGELGDSWIVPLDTLMKEDLEEEEDTHL; encoded by the exons GTGTCAGCTCTCAGGATGTGACAACTAGTGCAAGTCCAGGAGAAAATAAGCAGGACCTGACTACAGGCACAAGCACAGTGCAAGGGGACAACCCTACAAGCAAACCAGGAAACACACCAACCACCCCTGTGACATCACCTGTTGTACTTCAAAGGTCTAACCCTACAAGCAAGCCAGGAAACACACCAACCACCTCTGCAGTATCACTCACCAGTGTCCAAGGAACCACCCCTACAAGCAAACCGGGAAACTCCCCCTCCACCTCTGCAACATTAACTACTGCAGTCCAAGGGACCACCTCtacaaacaacccaaaaacccCATCACCTGCCCCCACAACATCACCCAACCTGCCTCAGCAGGTCAACTCTTCACCAGGCTCTGGATCCTCAACTGCcgcccctgctgcagccaccactgCGACCCAACAGACCAACCCTCCAGCCAACTCGGGAAGCTCAGCAGCCACCACTGCAGCAAATCCCGTTCCAGCTCATGCCAGCAACCTTACAACCACTCCAGGAGGTTCAGGGACCACTGTCACATCCTCTCCCAGCACAAAATCTCAGGGAAGCCAACTTTCAGATCAGTTGGCCAGCACCGCTGTGAGCACCACAGTTCCAGTGAGCCTTGCTCCTGGGCTTAAGGACCATGGTGACTCTTCTCCCACATCGGTCCCTAAGCAGCCTCACTCTTCTTCCAGTTCTCCAGACCAGGAACTGGCCACTTCCACCAGACCTGAAAGCACCAACATTTCCGTTACACCTTTTGACAGACCCATCTCCCCCACCACTTTACAACCTGGCGACAAAAAGGTCTCAGAGGCAGCCACCACATCGACTCTTGGAGCAG ACCAGAGAAGCCAGGACACCAGATCTGTGCCAACCAAACCCTCAAGTGCTGACCAGAGCCCTGCCAGTACACAGccttcagctccagcccctggggaCCAGACAGCAagcagcagtcctggctgcCAACACCCTAACACTTCCTTCCAAAATAAG atCATCTGTGAAGACCAGATGCAAAATAATTGGCCCACCACTATATACCTGAAAGAAGCTAGGAACTGT GCCGAGTGGAGGATGGTCAGCACCAACATCTCCTTCTTTGAGAGCTTCTGCTCGACGGGCCAGCACGTCTTCAACGCCAGCAGGGAAACGTGCACGGTGGTGCTGACCTCCCGCGAGCCCCGCTCCCAGCACTGGGCCGTGCAGGCAGTCGTGCACC tCCCTTTGGACACTGAAAAAGTCCTCgaggagctgaaggagaagaaggacAAGTTAGAGGAG CTTGGCATCGCCAACATCACCTATGACAAAATGGAGAGGGAGATGGTCATCACCGACGAGTTCAGCACCCCCCTGATCATCACCATCATCACCCTGgctggctccctgctgctgaTTGCAGCCATCTatggctgctgccaccagcgTTTCTCCCAGAAGAAGGACCAG CAGCGCCTGACCGAGGAGCTGCAGACAATGGAGAATGGCTACCACGATAACCCCACGCTGGAGGTGATGGAGACCTCCTCTGAGATGCAGGAGAAGAAGGTGAACCTCAACGGCGAGCTGGGGGACAGCTGGATCGTTCCTCTCGACACCCTCATGAAGGAGGacctggaggaagaggaggacaCGCATTTATAG
- the PODXL gene encoding podocalyxin isoform X4, which translates to MRAPLLLLLPLLLIGVSSQDVTTSASPGENKQDLTTGTSTVQGDNPTSKPGNTPTTPVTSPVVLQRSNPTSKPGNTPTTSAVSLTSVQGTTPTSKPGNSPSTSATLTTAVQGTTSTNNPKTPSPAPTTSPNLPQQVNSSPGSGSSTAAPAAATTATQQTNPPANSGSSAATTAANPVPAHASNLTTTPGGSGTTVTSSPSTKSQGSQLSDQLASTAVSTTVPVSLAPGLKDHGDSSPTSVPKQPHSSSSSPDQELATSTRPESTNISVTPFDRPISPTTLQPGDKKVSEAATTSTLGADQRSQDTRSVPTKPSSADQSPASTQPSAPAPGDQTASSSPGCQHPNTSFQNKIICEDQMQNNWPTTIYLKEARNCAEWRMVSTNISFFESFCSTGQHVFNASRETCTVVLTSREPRSQHWAVQAVVHLPLDTEKVLEELKEKKDKLEELGIANITYDKMEREMVITDEFSTPLIITIITLAGSLLLIAAIYGCCHQRFSQKKDQRLTEELQTMENGYHDNPTLEVMETSSEMQEKKVNLNGELGDSWIVPLDTLMKEDLEEEEDTHL; encoded by the exons GTGTCAGCTCTCAGGATGTGACAACTAGTGCAAGTCCAGGAGAAAATAAGCAGGACCTGACTACAGGCACAAGCACAGTGCAAGGGGACAACCCTACAAGCAAACCAGGAAACACACCAACCACCCCTGTGACATCACCTGTTGTACTTCAAAGGTCTAACCCTACAAGCAAGCCAGGAAACACACCAACCACCTCTGCAGTATCACTCACCAGTGTCCAAGGAACCACCCCTACAAGCAAACCGGGAAACTCCCCCTCCACCTCTGCAACATTAACTACTGCAGTCCAAGGGACCACCTCtacaaacaacccaaaaacccCATCACCTGCCCCCACAACATCACCCAACCTGCCTCAGCAGGTCAACTCTTCACCAGGCTCTGGATCCTCAACTGCcgcccctgctgcagccaccactgCGACCCAACAGACCAACCCTCCAGCCAACTCGGGAAGCTCAGCAGCCACCACTGCAGCAAATCCCGTTCCAGCTCATGCCAGCAACCTTACAACCACTCCAGGAGGTTCAGGGACCACTGTCACATCCTCTCCCAGCACAAAATCTCAGGGAAGCCAACTTTCAGATCAGTTGGCCAGCACCGCTGTGAGCACCACAGTTCCAGTGAGCCTTGCTCCTGGGCTTAAGGACCATGGTGACTCTTCTCCCACATCGGTCCCTAAGCAGCCTCACTCTTCTTCCAGTTCTCCAGACCAGGAACTGGCCACTTCCACCAGACCTGAAAGCACCAACATTTCCGTTACACCTTTTGACAGACCCATCTCCCCCACCACTTTACAACCTGGCGACAAAAAGGTCTCAGAGGCAGCCACCACATCGACTCTTGGAGCAG ACCAGAGAAGCCAGGACACCAGATCTGTGCCAACCAAACCCTCAAGTGCTGACCAGAGCCCTGCCAGTACACAGccttcagctccagcccctggggaCCAGACAGCAagcagcagtcctggctgcCAACACCCTAACACTTCCTTCCAAAATAAG atCATCTGTGAAGACCAGATGCAAAATAATTGGCCCACCACTATATACCTGAAAGAAGCTAGGAACTGT GCCGAGTGGAGGATGGTCAGCACCAACATCTCCTTCTTTGAGAGCTTCTGCTCGACGGGCCAGCACGTCTTCAACGCCAGCAGGGAAACGTGCACGGTGGTGCTGACCTCCCGCGAGCCCCGCTCCCAGCACTGGGCCGTGCAGGCAGTCGTGCACC tCCCTTTGGACACTGAAAAAGTCCTCgaggagctgaaggagaagaaggacAAGTTAGAGGAG CTTGGCATCGCCAACATCACCTATGACAAAATGGAGAGGGAGATGGTCATCACCGACGAGTTCAGCACCCCCCTGATCATCACCATCATCACCCTGgctggctccctgctgctgaTTGCAGCCATCTatggctgctgccaccagcgTTTCTCCCAGAAGAAGGACCAG CGCCTGACCGAGGAGCTGCAGACAATGGAGAATGGCTACCACGATAACCCCACGCTGGAGGTGATGGAGACCTCCTCTGAGATGCAGGAGAAGAAGGTGAACCTCAACGGCGAGCTGGGGGACAGCTGGATCGTTCCTCTCGACACCCTCATGAAGGAGGacctggaggaagaggaggacaCGCATTTATAG
- the PODXL gene encoding podocalyxin isoform X1: protein MRAPLLLLLPLLLIGVSSQDVTTSASPGENKQDLTTGTSTVQGDNPTSKPGNTPTTPVTSPVVLQRSNPTSKPGNTPTTSAVSLTSVQGTTPTSKPGNSPSTSATLTTAVQGTTSTNNPKTPSPAPTTSPNLPQQVNSSPGSGSSTAAPAAATTATQQTNPPANSGSSAATTAANPVPAHASNLTTTPGGSGTTVTSSPSTKSQGSQLSDQLASTAVSTTVPVSLAPGLKDHGDSSPTSVPKQPHSSSSSPDQELATSTRPESTNISVTPFDRPISPTTLQPGDKKVSEAATTSTLGADQRSQDTRSVPTKPSSADQSPASTQPSAPAPGDQTASSSPGCQHPNTSFQNKIICEDQMQNNWPTTIYLKEARNCAEWRMVSTNISFFESFCSTGQHVFNASRETCTVVLTSREPRSQHWAVQAVVHLPLDTEKVLEELKEKKDKLEELGIANITYDKMEREMVITDEFSTPLIITIITLAGSLLLIAAIYGCCHQRFSQKKDQHIHPDLPGFDDGHVALIFNQRLTEELQTMENGYHDNPTLEVMETSSEMQEKKVNLNGELGDSWIVPLDTLMKEDLEEEEDTHL from the exons GTGTCAGCTCTCAGGATGTGACAACTAGTGCAAGTCCAGGAGAAAATAAGCAGGACCTGACTACAGGCACAAGCACAGTGCAAGGGGACAACCCTACAAGCAAACCAGGAAACACACCAACCACCCCTGTGACATCACCTGTTGTACTTCAAAGGTCTAACCCTACAAGCAAGCCAGGAAACACACCAACCACCTCTGCAGTATCACTCACCAGTGTCCAAGGAACCACCCCTACAAGCAAACCGGGAAACTCCCCCTCCACCTCTGCAACATTAACTACTGCAGTCCAAGGGACCACCTCtacaaacaacccaaaaacccCATCACCTGCCCCCACAACATCACCCAACCTGCCTCAGCAGGTCAACTCTTCACCAGGCTCTGGATCCTCAACTGCcgcccctgctgcagccaccactgCGACCCAACAGACCAACCCTCCAGCCAACTCGGGAAGCTCAGCAGCCACCACTGCAGCAAATCCCGTTCCAGCTCATGCCAGCAACCTTACAACCACTCCAGGAGGTTCAGGGACCACTGTCACATCCTCTCCCAGCACAAAATCTCAGGGAAGCCAACTTTCAGATCAGTTGGCCAGCACCGCTGTGAGCACCACAGTTCCAGTGAGCCTTGCTCCTGGGCTTAAGGACCATGGTGACTCTTCTCCCACATCGGTCCCTAAGCAGCCTCACTCTTCTTCCAGTTCTCCAGACCAGGAACTGGCCACTTCCACCAGACCTGAAAGCACCAACATTTCCGTTACACCTTTTGACAGACCCATCTCCCCCACCACTTTACAACCTGGCGACAAAAAGGTCTCAGAGGCAGCCACCACATCGACTCTTGGAGCAG ACCAGAGAAGCCAGGACACCAGATCTGTGCCAACCAAACCCTCAAGTGCTGACCAGAGCCCTGCCAGTACACAGccttcagctccagcccctggggaCCAGACAGCAagcagcagtcctggctgcCAACACCCTAACACTTCCTTCCAAAATAAG atCATCTGTGAAGACCAGATGCAAAATAATTGGCCCACCACTATATACCTGAAAGAAGCTAGGAACTGT GCCGAGTGGAGGATGGTCAGCACCAACATCTCCTTCTTTGAGAGCTTCTGCTCGACGGGCCAGCACGTCTTCAACGCCAGCAGGGAAACGTGCACGGTGGTGCTGACCTCCCGCGAGCCCCGCTCCCAGCACTGGGCCGTGCAGGCAGTCGTGCACC tCCCTTTGGACACTGAAAAAGTCCTCgaggagctgaaggagaagaaggacAAGTTAGAGGAG CTTGGCATCGCCAACATCACCTATGACAAAATGGAGAGGGAGATGGTCATCACCGACGAGTTCAGCACCCCCCTGATCATCACCATCATCACCCTGgctggctccctgctgctgaTTGCAGCCATCTatggctgctgccaccagcgTTTCTCCCAGAAGAAGGACCAG CACATCCACCCTGATCTCCCCGGGTTTGATGATGGACATGTGGCCCTGATCTTTAAT CAGCGCCTGACCGAGGAGCTGCAGACAATGGAGAATGGCTACCACGATAACCCCACGCTGGAGGTGATGGAGACCTCCTCTGAGATGCAGGAGAAGAAGGTGAACCTCAACGGCGAGCTGGGGGACAGCTGGATCGTTCCTCTCGACACCCTCATGAAGGAGGacctggaggaagaggaggacaCGCATTTATAG
- the PODXL gene encoding podocalyxin isoform X2, with product MRAPLLLLLPLLLIGVSSQDVTTSASPGENKQDLTTGTSTVQGDNPTSKPGNTPTTPVTSPVVLQRSNPTSKPGNTPTTSAVSLTSVQGTTPTSKPGNSPSTSATLTTAVQGTTSTNNPKTPSPAPTTSPNLPQQVNSSPGSGSSTAAPAAATTATQQTNPPANSGSSAATTAANPVPAHASNLTTTPGGSGTTVTSSPSTKSQGSQLSDQLASTAVSTTVPVSLAPGLKDHGDSSPTSVPKQPHSSSSSPDQELATSTRPESTNISVTPFDRPISPTTLQPGDKKVSEAATTSTLGADQRSQDTRSVPTKPSSADQSPASTQPSAPAPGDQTASSSPGCQHPNTSFQNKIICEDQMQNNWPTTIYLKEARNCAEWRMVSTNISFFESFCSTGQHVFNASRETCTVVLTSREPRSQHWAVQAVVHLPLDTEKVLEELKEKKDKLEELGIANITYDKMEREMVITDEFSTPLIITIITLAGSLLLIAAIYGCCHQRFSQKKDQHIHPDLPGFDDGHVALIFNRLTEELQTMENGYHDNPTLEVMETSSEMQEKKVNLNGELGDSWIVPLDTLMKEDLEEEEDTHL from the exons GTGTCAGCTCTCAGGATGTGACAACTAGTGCAAGTCCAGGAGAAAATAAGCAGGACCTGACTACAGGCACAAGCACAGTGCAAGGGGACAACCCTACAAGCAAACCAGGAAACACACCAACCACCCCTGTGACATCACCTGTTGTACTTCAAAGGTCTAACCCTACAAGCAAGCCAGGAAACACACCAACCACCTCTGCAGTATCACTCACCAGTGTCCAAGGAACCACCCCTACAAGCAAACCGGGAAACTCCCCCTCCACCTCTGCAACATTAACTACTGCAGTCCAAGGGACCACCTCtacaaacaacccaaaaacccCATCACCTGCCCCCACAACATCACCCAACCTGCCTCAGCAGGTCAACTCTTCACCAGGCTCTGGATCCTCAACTGCcgcccctgctgcagccaccactgCGACCCAACAGACCAACCCTCCAGCCAACTCGGGAAGCTCAGCAGCCACCACTGCAGCAAATCCCGTTCCAGCTCATGCCAGCAACCTTACAACCACTCCAGGAGGTTCAGGGACCACTGTCACATCCTCTCCCAGCACAAAATCTCAGGGAAGCCAACTTTCAGATCAGTTGGCCAGCACCGCTGTGAGCACCACAGTTCCAGTGAGCCTTGCTCCTGGGCTTAAGGACCATGGTGACTCTTCTCCCACATCGGTCCCTAAGCAGCCTCACTCTTCTTCCAGTTCTCCAGACCAGGAACTGGCCACTTCCACCAGACCTGAAAGCACCAACATTTCCGTTACACCTTTTGACAGACCCATCTCCCCCACCACTTTACAACCTGGCGACAAAAAGGTCTCAGAGGCAGCCACCACATCGACTCTTGGAGCAG ACCAGAGAAGCCAGGACACCAGATCTGTGCCAACCAAACCCTCAAGTGCTGACCAGAGCCCTGCCAGTACACAGccttcagctccagcccctggggaCCAGACAGCAagcagcagtcctggctgcCAACACCCTAACACTTCCTTCCAAAATAAG atCATCTGTGAAGACCAGATGCAAAATAATTGGCCCACCACTATATACCTGAAAGAAGCTAGGAACTGT GCCGAGTGGAGGATGGTCAGCACCAACATCTCCTTCTTTGAGAGCTTCTGCTCGACGGGCCAGCACGTCTTCAACGCCAGCAGGGAAACGTGCACGGTGGTGCTGACCTCCCGCGAGCCCCGCTCCCAGCACTGGGCCGTGCAGGCAGTCGTGCACC tCCCTTTGGACACTGAAAAAGTCCTCgaggagctgaaggagaagaaggacAAGTTAGAGGAG CTTGGCATCGCCAACATCACCTATGACAAAATGGAGAGGGAGATGGTCATCACCGACGAGTTCAGCACCCCCCTGATCATCACCATCATCACCCTGgctggctccctgctgctgaTTGCAGCCATCTatggctgctgccaccagcgTTTCTCCCAGAAGAAGGACCAG CACATCCACCCTGATCTCCCCGGGTTTGATGATGGACATGTGGCCCTGATCTTTAAT CGCCTGACCGAGGAGCTGCAGACAATGGAGAATGGCTACCACGATAACCCCACGCTGGAGGTGATGGAGACCTCCTCTGAGATGCAGGAGAAGAAGGTGAACCTCAACGGCGAGCTGGGGGACAGCTGGATCGTTCCTCTCGACACCCTCATGAAGGAGGacctggaggaagaggaggacaCGCATTTATAG